GCGACACGCCGAGTAGCAATTGCAAGGCGACGGCGCTGCCGACCACCTCCGCGACGTCGCAGGCGATGATCGCGACCTCGCTGGTCAGCCACAAGAAGAGGGTGCCGCGGCGGCCCGTGCGTTCGCGGCAGACCTGCGCGAGATCACGCCCGGTCACGACGCCCAGGCGCGACGACAGCCATTGCAGCAGCATGGCCATCAGGCTCGACAGCAGCACCATGCCGAGCAGGCGGTAGCCGTAGCCCGCGCCGGCGCCGAGCGCGGTCGCCCAGTTGCCCGGATCGATATAGCCGACCGCGATCAAGGCGCCCGCGCCGACGAACGAGAACCAGTGCGGCGGACGTGCCGGCCCGTCGTCAGGCAGCCGCCGGCGGCGGTTGGGTCGCAATGCGAACGGATTGGTGTTCATCGATGCCTGGGGTTCAAGACTGCATCTTCTTGCAAGCCACGTGCCCGCTGCGCGCGCGGCGGCCGGTGCGTCGAGGCCCGCGGGCTGCAACGCGATTCGCGATGCGCTGTCCTTTGGCCTGTCAGAGCTATTGTGCACCGTCGAACGCCCGGCGGCTCGAGGTCTCTGCGACCCTTAGCCGCCTCGCATGAAAAGTCACGGAAAGCGGCCCTCGGGCGCCATCGCTCGCGCGAACTCGCCGTGCCTTCACTGCGCCAACTTGACAACGACATAACAGCAGGGGCGATACAGCTGTGTTTTTCGGCTGGACACGCGCTCATAACCCGCTAAAATTGCGGCCAATTTTCCACCGGTGCGGCTTGCGCTGTACCGTTTGCGCGACAGCCTGGCATTTTTTTTGGAGCGCGCAATAATTGATGGTACTTTTCGGGTTTTTCAGGGGAGCCGTGGACGCAGTGCCGCGGCGTAGGTGAGGACGGTCGGCAACGGGTCGGTCAGGATTGGAGAACGAAATGAAAAGACGGGTAGTGGGGCAAGTGGCGGCGCTGGTCTTGTGTGCGACGCCGTGGTTGACGGCCGCTGCGAAAGACACGCAGCTGAACGTGTATAACTGGTCCGATTACATTGCCAAGGACACCATTCCAAACTTCACCAAGCAGACCGGCGTTCAGGTCAAATACGACAACTACGACAGCGACGACACGCTGCAAGCCAAGCTCCTCACCGGTAATTCGGGCTACGACATCGTCGTGCCGACCAGCAATTACGCCGGCAAGCAGATCGCCGCCGGCATCTTCGCGCCGCTCGACAAATCGAAGCTGCCGAACCTGAAGTACCTCGATCCGTCGTTGATGGCGCTCGTCGCCGGCGCCGATCCGGGCAACAAGTTCACGGTGCCCTGGGCTTACGGCACGACCGGCCTCGGCTACAACGTCAACAAGGCGCAGCAGATTCTCGGCAAGAACGTGCCGCTCGACAGCTGGGACGTGCTCTTCAAGCCGGAAAACATTTCGAAGCTGAAGGCTTGCGGCGTGTCCGTGCTCGACGCGCCGGACCAGATGTTCGCCGCCGCGCTGCACTACATCGGCAAGGATCCGATGAGCACGAATCCGGCCGACTACCGCGCCGCGCTCGAGATGATGAAGAAGATCCGTCCGTACATCACGCAGTTCAACTCGTCGGGCTATATCAACGACCTGGTCGGCGGCGACGTCTGCTTCGCGTACGGCTGGTCGGGCGACGTCGTGATCGCCAAGCATCGCGCGGTCGAAGCGAAGAAACCCTATAAAGTCGAGTATTACATTCCGAAGGGCGGCGCGCCGGTGTGGTTCGACGTGATGGCGATTCCGAAGGACGCGAAGAACAAGGAAGCCGCGCTCGAGTGGATCAACTACATCGAAACGCCGCAGGTTCACGCCGCGATCACCAACGCCGTCTACTACCCGAGCGCCAACCTCGAAGCGCGCAAATATGTGGACAAGGACGTGGCGAACGATCCGGCCGTGTATCCGCCGCCTGAAGTCATCAAGACCCTGTTCCTGCTGAAGCCGCTGCCGCCGGAAATCCAGCGGCTGCAAACGCGGCTGTGGACTGAATTCAAGTCCGGCCGCTGACCCGCGGTCAGAGTGAACGGGTAAGCATCATCATGAAGCCCTCGGTGTTCACCGGGGGCTTTGTTCGTCAAACGCCGGAGTCAAGCATTGTGATGAGTAGTGACCAGTCGGGCGCGCTGGCAGGGACGGCTGCGCCGTCCCCGGGCCTGAACGCCGTTATAGGCGACGCCACGGAGAACTTTGTCCAGGTCGTCGACGTCGTGAAAAAGTTCGGCGAGACCGTGGCGGTCAAAGGCGTCAACCTGTCGGTGAAGAAAGGCGAGCTGTTCGCGCTGCTCGGCAGTTCCGGTTGCGGCAAGTCCACTTTGCTGCGCATGATGGCCGGGCTCGAAAGCGTGACCTCGGGCAAGATCCTGATCGACGGTGAGGATCTCGCGCAATTGCCGCCGTACCGCCGGCCGGTCAACATGATGTTCCAGTCGTACGCGCTGTTTCCGCACATGACCGTGGAAGGCAACGTCGCCTTCGGTCTGAAGCAGGAAGGCGTGCCCAAGGCCGAGCTGAAGGATCGCGTGCAAAGCGCGCTCGAACTCGTGCAGATGGGGCGCTTTGCGAAGCGCAAGCCGAATCAGCTGTCCGGCGGTCAGCAGCAGCGCGTGGCGCTGGCGCGTTCGCTGGTCAAGCGGCCCAAGCTGCTGCTGCTCGACGAGCCGATGTCCGCGCTCGACAAGCAGATCCGTCAACGTACCCAGATCGAACTGGTCAACATTCTCGACAAGGTCGGCGTGACCTGCATGATGGTGACGCACGATCAGGAAGAGGCGATGACCATGGCGGGCCGCCTTGCCGTGATGAGCGAAGGCGAGATCGTGCAACTCGGCACGCCGCACGAAGTGTATGAATATCCGAATAGCCGTTTCTCGGCCGAGTTCATCGGTTCGACGAATCTGTTCGAAGGCCATACGGTTGAAGACGAGCCCGATCACGTGTTCATCGAAACGCCCGACCTGCCGTGCCAGCTATATGTCAGCCACGGCATTACCGGTCCGCTCGGCATGCCGGTGACGATTTCGGTGCGGCCCGAGCGCATCGCGCTCACGCGCAAACCGCCTGAGGGCGCGTTCAACTGGGGCAAGGGCGTCGTCACGAATATCGCGTACATGGGCGGCTATTCGCTGTATCACGTGAAGCTCGACGCCGGCAAAACCGTGATCGCGAACGTGACGAGTCTTGCGCTAACCGAGATCGATCCGCCCACGTGGGGCGACGAAGTGTACGTGCGCTGGAGCGCGTCGGCCGGTGTGGTGCTCACGTCATGAAGCGCTCGTTCAATTCTTTCGCCACCTGGCCGGTGCGGCGCTTCAACCTGACCGGCCGGACCGCGGTGGTGGCCGGTCCGTTCATCTGGCTGCTGCTGTTTTTCCTCGTGCCGTTCCTGCTGGTCGTCAAGATCAGCTTCGCCGATTTGCAGCTCGGGATTCCGCCCTACACGGAGTTGACCAACTTCGCGGACGGCGCGATTCACATCACGCTCGACCTGTCGCATTACGCGTTTCTGCTGACCGACAGTCTGTACTTCGCGACCTACGTGAATTCCGTGGTGGTCGCCGCGATCTCGACGCTATTGTGTTTGCTGATCGGCTATCCGATGGCGTATTACATCGCGCGGTCGAATCCGGCCAGCCGCAATCTGCTGATGATGGCCGTGATGCTGCCGTTCTGGACGTCGTTTCTGATTCGCGTGTATGCGTGGATCGGGATTCTGAAGAACAACGGCCTGCTGAATAACTTTTTGATGTCGATCGGGCTGATTCATACGCCGATCGAGCTGTATCACACGAATACCGCCGTTTATATCGGCATGGTCTATTCGTATCTGCCGTTCCTTGTCATGCCGCTGTATGCGCATCTGGTGAAGATGGACATGACGCTGCTGGAAGCCGCTTACGACCTCGGCGCGAAGCCGTGGAAGGCGTTCTGGCAGATCACTTTGCCGCTGTCGAAGAACGGCATTATCGCCGGTTGTTTGCTGGTGTTCATTCCGGCGGTGGGCGAGTACGTGATTCCTGAATTGCTGGGCGGCGCGAATACGCTGATGATCGGCCGCGTGATGTGGAATGAGTTCTTCGACAATGCCGATTGGCCGATGGCGTCCGCCGTGACGTGCGCAATGGTGTTGTTGTTATTGGTGCCGATGGCGTTTTTCCAGTACGCGCAGGCGAAGGCGATGGAGGAAAGGCGCTGATGAAGCCGAACCGGATTTTGCAGTTGCTTGCCTTGGGGATCGGGTTTCTGTTTTTATACGTGCCGATTGTGAGTCTGATTGTGTATTCGTTCAACGAATCGCAACTGGTCACGGTGTGGA
The nucleotide sequence above comes from Paraburkholderia sp. FT54. Encoded proteins:
- a CDS encoding polyamine ABC transporter substrate-binding protein; translation: MKRRVVGQVAALVLCATPWLTAAAKDTQLNVYNWSDYIAKDTIPNFTKQTGVQVKYDNYDSDDTLQAKLLTGNSGYDIVVPTSNYAGKQIAAGIFAPLDKSKLPNLKYLDPSLMALVAGADPGNKFTVPWAYGTTGLGYNVNKAQQILGKNVPLDSWDVLFKPENISKLKACGVSVLDAPDQMFAAALHYIGKDPMSTNPADYRAALEMMKKIRPYITQFNSSGYINDLVGGDVCFAYGWSGDVVIAKHRAVEAKKPYKVEYYIPKGGAPVWFDVMAIPKDAKNKEAALEWINYIETPQVHAAITNAVYYPSANLEARKYVDKDVANDPAVYPPPEVIKTLFLLKPLPPEIQRLQTRLWTEFKSGR
- a CDS encoding polyamine ABC transporter ATP-binding protein, producing MSSDQSGALAGTAAPSPGLNAVIGDATENFVQVVDVVKKFGETVAVKGVNLSVKKGELFALLGSSGCGKSTLLRMMAGLESVTSGKILIDGEDLAQLPPYRRPVNMMFQSYALFPHMTVEGNVAFGLKQEGVPKAELKDRVQSALELVQMGRFAKRKPNQLSGGQQQRVALARSLVKRPKLLLLDEPMSALDKQIRQRTQIELVNILDKVGVTCMMVTHDQEEAMTMAGRLAVMSEGEIVQLGTPHEVYEYPNSRFSAEFIGSTNLFEGHTVEDEPDHVFIETPDLPCQLYVSHGITGPLGMPVTISVRPERIALTRKPPEGAFNWGKGVVTNIAYMGGYSLYHVKLDAGKTVIANVTSLALTEIDPPTWGDEVYVRWSASAGVVLTS
- a CDS encoding ABC transporter permease subunit, whose amino-acid sequence is MKRSFNSFATWPVRRFNLTGRTAVVAGPFIWLLLFFLVPFLLVVKISFADLQLGIPPYTELTNFADGAIHITLDLSHYAFLLTDSLYFATYVNSVVVAAISTLLCLLIGYPMAYYIARSNPASRNLLMMAVMLPFWTSFLIRVYAWIGILKNNGLLNNFLMSIGLIHTPIELYHTNTAVYIGMVYSYLPFLVMPLYAHLVKMDMTLLEAAYDLGAKPWKAFWQITLPLSKNGIIAGCLLVFIPAVGEYVIPELLGGANTLMIGRVMWNEFFDNADWPMASAVTCAMVLLLLVPMAFFQYAQAKAMEERR